The genome window AAAGAGTTACATTAATTTATACCGGATAGAAAAAGTATATAGTCCCCTTACTCTTGAAACGGTTTATTTTTCATCCCTCGTCACAAATATCGTATACAACTCGCGCCCCCATCTACCTGGCATTTGAATTGAGGGACGACAATTAAAGTTCAGTTGAGGGACCTCAATTAAGTCTATATTGGATAAGCTGCCAAACTCAGGAGCGTCACCAGTAAAACAGAACTACATGCGGGGTAAACAAAACAAGAGACTCAATCCGATCAGAAAAATCTGGTGAAAATgaggagagaaaagagagatgtGTATGTTGAACcttgaaatatatgaaaaataataatatactaCAAGTTGCTATTGAAAATCAAACTGTATTGTATATATAGATCATTTCTTTGTACATATAGAGCCCCCGGAATATTAGAGTATCCCGAAACCATATCTTAGTGTGGTGGTGGAGTCGTGAGTGTACACTCTATCTATTAGGATTTAAATCTCAATGCCCACGATTTATATACATGTGAGTGTTTTTAACGGTATTATCTTTAGGTGTGCGATATACGTATACTCGTAAGGTGTATGAGTATGGTGTGTGTCACCTTATAATGGCAAAATAAAACATGTATGGTGGAATTTCTAATGTTTCAAGGGCTGACTTTTGGGGTAGTTGAATGTAAATAGTACAATCCAAAAATGGTATCGAAAAGGTCAATCAATCTCTTCCACGTTCTCAACGTAAGAAGTCAACTACTGCCATGGGGAATTCGACGGCGAGCCCCAGCTTGGAGTGATCCGGCTCCTCCTCCAGCGCTGGCACGGCGTTCAGGTCCAGCACCAGCTCGGGCGCTGGCGCCGCCTTCTTGCCGTCGTCTTTCGGTCCGAGCCCGCTGCCGAGGCTGAGAGCAAGCCCGAGGACGGGGGCGCCGTCTGCCTGATCGGCGGCGCGGTGGCGGCGCATGTGCCCGCCGAGCGCCTGCCCGATGGCGAACTCGAGCCCGCAGATGGAACAACCGTGCACCTTGGGCTTGGGCGGCTCGGCCgcggcgccgtcgccgccgtccgCGAGGCGGGGCTTCTTGTGGCTGGCCCGGTGCCCGCCGAGCGCCTGGAAGGACGGGAACTGCCGGTTGCAGGTCTTGCACTCGAACACCCTCTCCGGCGCCGAGGTCGCCATGTCCGTCGACaccacgccgccgccgtggtggtggCCGGAGAAGAGCAGCAGGAATCGCGCCACGTCGGTGCCGTCGGGCAGCCAGACCATCTCCTCGGCCTGCTGCCTCGACCTCTTGCCGTACGCCATTGGTTCACCAAGAACCAACAAGCAACAGATCAACAAGCTAGCAAAAAGAATAACTTGCAGAAGGAGAGACACGAGAATGAGTCCGATTGGGAGTTCTTGGAAGCGTTTGAATTTAATGGGGAGAGGGAGACCAAAGCTGAGAGGAAGCTGCCTTGCAGGCTTGAGCGTGAGAGCGTCTGGtgtctatttatagggtaggtAGCTGCCGAGCTAGTCACAGAGAAGTCTACATGCCCAAATGGCAACATTTTTAATCTCTTGACTAGTGGAAAATAGTTGAATATGCAAGTCAGATTTGCCTTTGCCTTGCTCTGCTAGCtctggttggttggttggttggtcaTGTCGTCGTGGTGACGGCATGCACGGCGGGACGAAAGAGCCACGCGGCGAAGCCGTTCTTGGGCGCATTATCAAATGCCGTTCGAGGAACTTGTCTTGTCCGGGCCGTGTGCATAGCCACAGAGTGTTACTTGATCCTAGCTCGTTACCAGTGTGTGTACAAGTGCTACAACTACAAATTGTGATGTCGTTTCTTTCGGGTTCCAGTAGCCTTTGTTTATCGGATGGAGATGTATTACAACCGGTCGTTGGCAACCTTGGCAAGTAACCGGCGGGCCCGGGCTTTTGAAGCTCTGAAGAGTGAGGGCTCTGAACTCCCATCGTTTTCAGATTAGTCTGACGTTGCCTGGCTTTCGGTGCAGAGATTAGCGGGCCGGCTCGTCGTGTCCCAGCGTTCCATGTCATGCACCTGTCATCGTTATCAGACTATGGGAAGCAGTAGCTAGCCCTTCGCATCATCGTAAGTGATCGCTGGTTGTGACAAGGATCTCCTTTGATGAATCCGCAAGCTGGAACTGTTCAGTCTTTCGGCGTTGTAAGGATCTGAACTCTGAAGTATCTCTAACAATGGAATGATATCCTTCGCTCTTACGGGCGACTCAGGCGGCTCCATGCCACTTGGCGCCATCGCCCCCTCTCACCTCTCCACATCTCGCAGCCACCTGAGCCAGTTGCTGAAAGCCCGCACAACTATGGGGACGGCGGCGACAGAGCTTCCCTCGATGGGGTTCTCCTCGTTCCGCGATGGTGGGCCTTGAGGTCATCGGCTCAAGCTCTGGTGGAGCTCGTAGCGGTGAGTAGAACAGGGCAGCTTTATGGTCCTATTTGATCCGAGGCTCAATGAGCGATGACAAGCGACGACGTCTCTACAACACACAATGTGGATGCTCGCCGCCACCAGATCTACAGCGGGGGTAACATGGGCGCGATGTGGGCACGACTAGGCGGTGGGCGTGGCTACACTGCGATGGCCACGACGCGGATGCTGGTGTGGCTAGGAGGCAGATGCGGAGCAACGTTTCCCGTGTGAAAAgatcggtgacgttctaagagagGCATGAATTAGAACAACTAAAACTAATCGACTcgaaaaacttcataagataaacttataataatttttatctaaatatacttTATGTTCatatagtgtgtctactctaacgTTTAAAAAGTTTGCAATCTATAGctaatcctaacaaactactctatgaaggtaaacatgcaatgataaattataagaagtaacgcggaaacgtaaataaggtaaagatttttatagcctcaaacctgcgtATTAGTCATTGTTCTAACGGTCAAAAAAActgtaaacaccggatgatctggcgttaacaatagtacaaacaccggaccatc of Phragmites australis chromosome 3, lpPhrAust1.1, whole genome shotgun sequence contains these proteins:
- the LOC133912195 gene encoding zinc finger protein ZAT7-like, which gives rise to MAYGKRSRQQAEEMVWLPDGTDVARFLLLFSGHHHGGGVVSTDMATSAPERVFECKTCNRQFPSFQALGGHRASHKKPRLADGGDGAAAEPPKPKVHGCSICGLEFAIGQALGGHMRRHRAADQADGAPVLGLALSLGSGLGPKDDGKKAAPAPELVLDLNAVPALEEEPDHSKLGLAVEFPMAVVDFLR